The Brachyspira aalborgi genome has a segment encoding these proteins:
- a CDS encoding chemotaxis protein CheW — protein sequence MADLEQQPIESEDIEKVDVEEESTNLVTFRLGSGEYAIDIMQAKEIIKMEKITLIPNAPYFVEGVINLRGNIIPIIDLKKRFNLEESEGDKNTGIIIAKIEDVDMGIMIDSVSKVVSISNSDIQPPPSMLQGIGQRYIKGVGKLEDKLLVVLDLDKLFTNEEDDDSEEEVPES from the coding sequence ATGGCAGACTTGGAACAACAGCCTATCGAGAGCGAAGATATTGAAAAGGTTGATGTCGAAGAAGAATCTACCAATTTAGTTACTTTTAGATTAGGAAGCGGAGAATATGCTATAGATATTATGCAAGCTAAAGAGATAATTAAAATGGAAAAGATTACTCTTATACCAAACGCTCCGTATTTTGTAGAAGGCGTTATTAATTTAAGAGGAAATATTATTCCTATAATAGATTTGAAAAAAAGATTTAATTTAGAAGAATCCGAAGGCGATAAAAATACGGGAATTATAATCGCTAAAATAGAAGATGTAGATATGGGAATTATGATAGACTCCGTTTCAAAAGTTGTATCTATATCAAATTCGGATATTCAGCCTCCTCCGTCTATGCTTCAGGGAATAGGGCAGAGATATATAAAAGGCGTAGGTAAATTAGAAGATAAATTATTAGTCGTTTTAGATTTAGATAAATTATTTACTAATGAAGAAGACGATGACAGCGAAGAAGAAGTTCCCGAAAGTTAA